One genomic region from Aneurinibacillus sp. REN35 encodes:
- the thiE gene encoding thiamine phosphate synthase: MGEQAWKEKLGVYLVLGIEDAGGFSALEIVRLAIAGGVQAVQLREKRASLRRVLEIGKEMRQVCREHGVLFIVNDRIDVALLLEADGVHVGQDDLPASAARQLVGEKMFIGVSASSMEEARWALAEGADYLGVGAIYATGSKSDAGDPVTPALLSEIRAHTDVPLVAIGGITYENCPEVMQHGANGVAVISAIVGQADPKAATARLREIIAAYTA, translated from the coding sequence ATGGGCGAGCAAGCCTGGAAAGAAAAGCTTGGGGTCTATTTGGTACTTGGTATTGAGGATGCTGGCGGATTCAGCGCTCTCGAGATCGTACGTTTAGCGATTGCTGGTGGTGTGCAGGCCGTACAACTGCGTGAGAAACGTGCCTCGCTGCGGCGCGTGCTTGAGATCGGCAAGGAGATGCGTCAGGTATGCCGGGAGCATGGTGTCTTGTTTATCGTTAATGACCGGATTGATGTGGCGCTTCTTCTCGAAGCGGATGGCGTGCATGTGGGACAAGATGACCTGCCTGCGAGTGCGGCGCGTCAATTGGTAGGAGAAAAGATGTTTATCGGTGTTTCCGCTTCCTCCATGGAAGAAGCGCGTTGGGCGCTTGCTGAGGGAGCGGACTATCTTGGCGTAGGAGCGATTTATGCCACAGGCAGTAAATCTGATGCGGGAGATCCGGTTACCCCGGCACTGCTGAGCGAGATCCGCGCACATACGGATGTGCCGCTCGTAGCAATTGGCGGCATTACATATGAGAACTGCCCAGAAGTAATGCAGCATGGAGCTAACGGTGTAGCGGTAATTTCAGCGATTGTAGGACAGGCTGATCCTAAAGCGGCGACCGCACGATTGCGTGAGATTATCGCTGCATATACTGCATAG
- a CDS encoding DNA gyrase/topoisomerase IV subunit B, which produces MSRQNVSPTIPAYSDDDIRVLKGLTAVRVRPGMYIGSTGSRGLHHLIWEIIDNSKDEVLAGYCDTIKITIHPNGSISIEDNGRGIPTGLNKDEGIPTPTVVFTVLHAGGKFGGGDGYKKSGGLHGVGASVVNALSEWLEVEIYRDGNIYRQRFEYVEEADGQFKAGHPVTDLEIVGGTRKTGTKVTFMPDRRVFSDTNVQYGILRERLRDNAFLLKGVTIQLHDMRSGAPEKEAFHFAEGIKAFIEFLNDGKNTLHHTVYFEGEKEDIEIELAFQYNDNTSENLLSYVNTIPTIDEGTHVSGFRNAFTKVCNEYARKNSMLKKNDKNLSGNDYREGLMAVLSIRMDDPQFESQTKDKLGSEDARSAVEAFISEKMSFFLEENPDIAKLIIERAIESRRIKEEIKKAAEALRNPGKKGKKKGKRTISDKYTPPSKKDADRNELFIVEGDSAGGSAINGRDRNFQAVLSLRGKPINVEKKKIYEIIGPNGNEEINTIVEVLGTGIGDDFNANQCAFDKIIIMTDADYDGAHIQILLLTLFYRYFPELIKRGKVFIAQPPLYKVYKQSKKGQEMVYAWTDEERIAAQKKFGSQAEIQRYKGLGEMNAEQLWDTTMNPASRKLIQVDLEEAAEAERIVTILMGDKVPPRREWIESNVKFVMEEE; this is translated from the coding sequence TTGAGTCGCCAAAACGTATCACCAACCATACCAGCATATAGCGATGACGATATTCGCGTCCTCAAGGGTTTGACTGCCGTGCGCGTCAGACCGGGGATGTATATTGGCTCAACAGGCAGTCGGGGTCTGCACCACCTTATCTGGGAAATTATTGATAACTCCAAAGATGAGGTACTGGCCGGATATTGCGATACAATCAAAATTACGATTCACCCGAACGGAAGCATTAGCATTGAAGACAATGGACGCGGTATTCCGACGGGGCTTAATAAGGATGAAGGTATTCCAACGCCGACGGTCGTATTTACCGTACTGCACGCCGGAGGTAAATTTGGCGGCGGAGACGGCTATAAGAAATCAGGCGGTCTGCATGGCGTAGGAGCCAGCGTAGTAAATGCGCTGTCCGAATGGCTTGAAGTTGAGATCTATCGTGACGGAAATATATACCGCCAGCGTTTTGAATACGTTGAGGAAGCGGATGGACAGTTCAAAGCCGGACATCCGGTTACAGATCTTGAGATTGTAGGCGGGACACGCAAGACAGGTACGAAGGTGACCTTTATGCCTGATCGCCGCGTTTTCAGCGATACGAACGTACAGTACGGTATTCTGCGCGAGAGACTGCGCGACAATGCCTTTTTGTTGAAAGGTGTCACAATTCAGCTTCATGATATGCGTTCGGGTGCACCCGAGAAGGAAGCGTTTCATTTTGCTGAGGGAATTAAAGCATTCATCGAGTTTTTGAATGATGGCAAGAATACATTGCATCATACAGTGTATTTTGAAGGGGAGAAGGAAGACATTGAGATCGAACTGGCGTTTCAGTACAATGACAACACGTCAGAGAATCTGCTGTCTTATGTCAATACGATTCCTACAATCGATGAAGGTACGCATGTCTCAGGCTTTCGCAATGCGTTTACCAAGGTGTGCAATGAGTATGCCCGCAAGAATTCGATGCTGAAGAAGAACGACAAGAACTTAAGCGGTAATGACTACAGGGAAGGACTCATGGCAGTACTCAGCATTCGGATGGATGATCCGCAGTTTGAGAGCCAGACGAAGGACAAGCTTGGCAGTGAAGACGCACGTTCTGCGGTCGAAGCATTTATTAGTGAGAAGATGAGCTTCTTCCTTGAAGAAAACCCGGATATCGCCAAGCTGATTATTGAGCGGGCGATTGAGTCGCGCCGCATCAAGGAAGAGATTAAAAAGGCGGCGGAAGCGCTGCGCAATCCAGGTAAAAAAGGGAAAAAGAAAGGGAAGCGCACGATTAGCGACAAATATACGCCGCCAAGCAAGAAGGACGCAGATCGCAATGAATTGTTTATCGTTGAGGGTGACTCGGCAGGGGGATCTGCAATTAACGGACGTGACCGTAATTTCCAAGCGGTGCTCAGCCTGCGCGGGAAGCCGATCAACGTGGAGAAGAAGAAGATTTATGAAATCATCGGGCCTAATGGCAACGAAGAAATCAATACCATCGTCGAAGTGCTTGGCACAGGGATCGGGGATGATTTTAATGCCAATCAATGTGCATTTGATAAAATTATCATCATGACGGATGCCGATTATGATGGAGCCCATATTCAGATTTTGCTGCTGACGCTATTCTATCGCTACTTTCCGGAATTAATCAAGCGCGGAAAAGTATTCATCGCTCAACCACCGTTGTACAAGGTGTATAAGCAGAGCAAAAAGGGCCAGGAGATGGTATATGCTTGGACGGATGAAGAGCGGATTGCCGCGCAGAAGAAATTCGGCAGTCAGGCAGAAATCCAGCGCTACAAAGGACTAGGCGAGATGAATGCCGAACAGCTTTGGGATACGACAATGAATCCGGCGTCACGCAAGCTTATTCAAGTTGATTTGGAGGAGGCGGCCGAGGCGGAACGCATCGTGACCATCCTGATGGGGGACAAAGTACCGCCGCGCCGTGAATGGATTGAGAGCAACGTAAAGTTTGTCATGGAGGAGGAATAA
- a CDS encoding sigma-54 interaction domain-containing protein encodes MVHQLFSFYNPFLHEIMQSLSLLPDLPCAAQARESSRLFDVISATPGVTDIEVLSDSSDTAVGYVSAESIALATSRALRECFAFYTSVLKTVDDSLTIVNAQGTVINWNQQAEAMYHIPAKDIVHHHITRHFKKDALMLLKSIQDGSSVVRRYNQPRAGAHVLVNTSPVLLDGQIIGALSAEKDISDVVRLHDQLSSTTAHLHDLETELYTEQQEDPFHKIKGKSAAVTHAVQLTWKVARTDAILLFTGESGVGKELFAEAVHRASLRTTGPFIALNCGAIPAALFESELFGYEKGAFTGALHEGKKGKIDAAEGGTLFLDEIGELPLDQQVKLLRLLQEKQFYRVGGHKPIATNVRIVAATNRDLEAMVTAGQFRQDLFYRLNVVAVSIPPLRERKEDIPELAQLFLREFAVKYGKPLPELAPKTMVLLLDYAWPGNIRQLRNLMERLVILTDQERIEPEQLPEGFQPSQLAFAAQIPSPRPLTARNEYEELIEALRTTYGNKSAAAQLLGISRVTLYNRMKKYNVHTD; translated from the coding sequence ATGGTACATCAGCTCTTTTCTTTCTATAACCCCTTTTTGCATGAAATCATGCAATCGCTTTCTTTACTTCCAGACCTTCCCTGCGCCGCACAGGCTAGAGAGTCATCACGCTTATTCGACGTCATATCAGCTACGCCAGGTGTGACTGATATTGAAGTACTTTCCGACTCCTCTGATACTGCCGTTGGCTACGTATCCGCAGAGTCAATCGCTCTTGCGACTTCACGAGCGCTGCGCGAATGCTTCGCTTTTTATACCAGTGTACTTAAGACGGTAGATGATTCCTTAACGATCGTTAATGCACAGGGGACGGTCATCAACTGGAACCAACAGGCGGAAGCAATGTATCATATCCCGGCGAAAGATATTGTGCACCATCATATTACGCGCCACTTCAAAAAAGATGCTCTGATGCTGCTCAAGAGCATTCAAGACGGCTCATCCGTCGTACGCCGCTATAATCAGCCGCGTGCCGGTGCTCACGTATTAGTCAATACATCACCTGTCTTGCTTGACGGGCAGATTATCGGCGCTCTTTCCGCAGAGAAAGATATTAGCGACGTCGTGCGCTTACACGATCAGCTCTCAAGCACAACCGCGCATCTCCACGATCTTGAAACCGAATTATATACCGAGCAGCAGGAAGACCCCTTCCATAAGATCAAAGGAAAAAGTGCTGCAGTTACACATGCGGTACAATTAACATGGAAGGTGGCCCGCACCGATGCCATCCTGCTGTTTACAGGCGAATCTGGCGTAGGCAAAGAATTGTTCGCCGAAGCTGTACACCGAGCTAGCCTGCGTACCACAGGCCCGTTCATTGCGCTAAACTGCGGGGCTATTCCCGCTGCCTTATTCGAAAGCGAGCTGTTCGGATATGAAAAGGGGGCTTTTACAGGTGCTCTGCATGAAGGCAAAAAGGGAAAAATCGATGCGGCAGAAGGAGGCACCCTTTTCCTTGACGAGATCGGGGAGCTTCCGCTTGACCAACAGGTAAAGCTGCTGCGCCTGCTGCAGGAAAAGCAGTTTTACCGGGTCGGTGGCCACAAGCCGATTGCCACAAATGTACGTATTGTGGCAGCTACAAACCGCGACTTGGAAGCCATGGTTACAGCCGGACAGTTCAGGCAGGACCTCTTCTATCGGCTTAACGTCGTAGCCGTTTCAATTCCGCCGCTGCGTGAGCGCAAGGAAGATATTCCCGAGCTAGCTCAGCTATTTCTTAGAGAATTTGCTGTCAAATACGGTAAACCACTACCCGAGCTGGCACCCAAAACGATGGTTTTATTGCTTGATTATGCGTGGCCAGGAAATATCCGGCAACTGCGAAATCTAATGGAACGATTGGTCATCTTAACCGATCAGGAACGAATCGAACCGGAGCAGCTGCCTGAGGGCTTTCAGCCAAGCCAACTAGCATTTGCCGCCCAGATTCCAAGCCCAAGACCGCTAACAGCGCGAAACGAATATGAAGAACTTATCGAAGCGCTGCGCACAACCTACGGCAATAAATCGGCCGCCGCACAGCTACTGGGCATCTCGCGGGTCACATTGTATAACCGAATGAAAAAGTACAATGTACATACAGACTAG
- a CDS encoding CBS domain-containing protein, translated as MRVKDLMTPVVITITPSTTIQEAERIMKDKNIRRLIVVDQGKAVGIIVHREMIISLQSPTILKETPVEWIMTKNLITVSPDASITEAVHTLRKHKINSLPVIEKEQLVGIITVVDLLHELTRRLEADPIT; from the coding sequence ATGAGAGTAAAAGACTTAATGACGCCTGTGGTGATTACCATCACCCCATCTACGACAATCCAGGAAGCGGAGCGCATTATGAAAGACAAAAATATCCGCCGCCTTATTGTCGTTGACCAGGGCAAAGCGGTAGGCATCATCGTGCACCGTGAAATGATTATCTCCCTTCAATCCCCGACGATTCTCAAAGAGACGCCCGTGGAATGGATCATGACCAAAAATTTAATTACCGTCTCGCCGGACGCTTCCATTACCGAAGCGGTTCATACGCTGCGCAAGCATAAAATCAATTCACTTCCCGTCATCGAAAAAGAGCAGTTGGTGGGTATCATTACTGTCGTAGATCTGCTCCATGAGCTCACACGTCGTCTAGAAGCCGATCCCATTACATAA
- a CDS encoding HesB/IscA family protein: protein MKCKITRNAAKKIKEIMAQEETQEQDKMLRVVITHTHDTHAHYGLDLDTPGENDEVVHTDKEIDVLLDKTQDLLDGVKIDYLYFPEEGFVITNPSKGNHGDH from the coding sequence ATGAAATGCAAAATCACCAGAAATGCAGCCAAAAAAATCAAAGAGATTATGGCGCAGGAAGAGACACAGGAACAAGATAAAATGCTGCGTGTCGTAATCACTCATACGCACGACACACATGCACATTACGGTCTAGACCTTGATACACCGGGTGAAAATGACGAAGTTGTGCATACCGACAAAGAAATTGATGTACTGCTCGACAAAACACAGGATTTGCTTGACGGTGTAAAAATTGATTATCTGTACTTTCCAGAAGAGGGCTTCGTAATTACAAACCCTAGCAAGGGAAATCATGGAGACCATTAA
- a CDS encoding UbiD family decarboxylase produces the protein MYRNLEECIIDLEKHGHLVRIREEVDPYLEMAAIHMKVYEAGGPALLFENVKGSKFRAVSNLFGTVERSKFMFRSTWDAVQNIVALRDDPMKALKSPFKNIGNGLAALKALPLKKSGSLPVTAQEIKISDLPLIQHWPMDGGAFVTLPQVYTEDPDKPGIMNSNLGMYRVQLSGNEYEINNEVGLHYQIHRGIGVHQEKANKQGAPLKVSIFIGGPPAHTLSAVMPLPEGLSEMTFAGLLAGQRFRYSYVDGFCISNDADFVITGEIHPGETKPEGPFGDHLGYYSLTHPFPVMKVHKVYAKPNAIWPFTVVGRPPQEDTAFGALIHELTGDAVKQEVPGVKEVHAVDAAGVHPLLFAIGSERYTPYQQVKQPTELLTIANRILGTGQLSLAKFLFITAEENQPIDTHHEVDFLAYILERIDLRRDLHFYTNTTIDTLDYSGTGLNSGSKVVFAAYGDKKRELCREVPAVLHELRGLENARLVMPGIVAVQGSAFVDYTRAQQELQGMSDAIQAKGPLPSCPMIILCDDSQFMSDTIENFLWATFTRSNPSHDIYGVNSYYENKHWACDNVMIDARIKPHHAPPLVPDPSVEKNIERLFVKGASLEKVRI, from the coding sequence CCCCTACCTTGAAATGGCTGCGATTCATATGAAAGTTTACGAGGCTGGCGGTCCCGCTCTGTTATTCGAAAACGTAAAGGGTTCAAAATTTCGTGCGGTATCCAACCTGTTTGGTACAGTAGAACGGAGCAAATTTATGTTCCGCAGTACGTGGGATGCAGTCCAAAACATTGTCGCCCTACGTGATGACCCGATGAAGGCATTGAAGAGTCCATTTAAAAATATCGGAAACGGGTTAGCGGCTTTAAAAGCGCTGCCTTTAAAAAAATCCGGCAGCCTGCCGGTAACTGCACAGGAAATCAAAATCTCTGACCTGCCGCTTATTCAGCACTGGCCGATGGATGGGGGAGCTTTTGTGACCCTGCCTCAAGTGTATACGGAAGATCCGGATAAGCCGGGGATTATGAATTCCAATTTAGGCATGTATCGTGTTCAGCTTAGCGGCAATGAATATGAAATAAATAACGAAGTTGGCTTGCATTATCAGATTCATCGCGGCATCGGTGTTCATCAAGAGAAGGCGAATAAGCAGGGAGCGCCTTTAAAGGTAAGTATTTTCATAGGCGGACCCCCAGCGCATACATTGTCAGCCGTCATGCCGTTGCCAGAAGGATTGAGTGAGATGACATTCGCCGGTTTACTTGCAGGCCAGCGCTTTCGCTACAGTTATGTTGATGGCTTTTGTATTAGCAATGATGCTGATTTTGTAATTACGGGAGAAATTCACCCTGGTGAAACCAAGCCGGAGGGGCCTTTTGGTGATCACTTGGGTTATTACAGTCTTACCCATCCCTTTCCAGTAATGAAAGTACATAAGGTGTATGCCAAGCCGAATGCCATATGGCCGTTTACAGTTGTGGGGCGTCCGCCGCAGGAAGACACGGCGTTCGGTGCGCTTATTCATGAATTAACAGGGGATGCGGTCAAGCAGGAAGTCCCTGGTGTAAAGGAAGTTCATGCAGTTGATGCGGCGGGTGTGCACCCACTTCTTTTTGCGATTGGCAGTGAGCGCTATACGCCGTACCAGCAAGTGAAGCAACCGACTGAACTGCTTACGATTGCCAATCGAATTTTGGGAACCGGGCAGTTGAGTTTAGCTAAGTTTTTATTTATAACAGCCGAGGAGAATCAGCCCATAGATACGCATCATGAAGTAGACTTTTTGGCATATATTCTAGAGCGTATTGATTTGCGCCGGGATCTTCACTTCTATACAAATACGACCATTGATACTCTTGATTATTCGGGTACCGGATTAAATAGCGGCAGCAAGGTTGTCTTTGCGGCTTACGGAGATAAAAAACGGGAGTTGTGTAGGGAAGTGCCGGCTGTTTTGCATGAGTTGCGGGGGCTTGAAAATGCGCGATTGGTCATGCCGGGCATTGTGGCGGTGCAGGGGTCGGCATTTGTGGACTATACTAGAGCACAGCAGGAATTGCAAGGTATGAGTGATGCGATTCAAGCGAAGGGACCGCTTCCGTCCTGTCCGATGATTATCCTGTGTGATGATAGTCAGTTTATGAGCGATACGATCGAGAATTTTCTTTGGGCTACGTTTACACGCAGCAACCCTTCTCATGATATCTATGGGGTGAACAGTTATTATGAGAACAAGCATTGGGCTTGCGATAATGTAATGATTGATGCGCGTATCAAGCCGCATCATGCGCCACCGTTAGTGCCTGATCCATCGGTTGAGAAGAACATTGAGCGGCTATTTGTGAAGGGAGCCAGTTTGGAGAAGGTACGCATATAG
- a CDS encoding STAS domain-containing protein — protein MDENSSTPHLPITTMVNGSEFIWDREQGRFQFEGDDVVLFWVTSAFRTFFEAIEEVSGTEAYEVVLETAGYRTGKIVSDFYLSKGGADTILATLPHIYSNAGWGRTYIDDYSFEEKRARIRIQNSWERKILQAQQKDGAGSFIPGHWAGVFTGLFGESMWYKVTNSPTKEADEIEIEFSSSDITPATNIHELTRQKEQIEIRKLEGLVQERTKKLTRLIGELSSPIIPVMDHILVIPLIGAFDDRRAQELMFKALNGVTLHAAKFLLLDVTGLTEIDAYTLAMLDKLTHAVRLTGSTSILVGVSPELGIQLVESNFNIEEIKCFSDLRHGVFHALSMEGMYLAKKEAKS, from the coding sequence ATGGACGAAAACAGTTCTACACCGCACCTGCCCATTACCACTATGGTTAATGGCTCAGAATTCATCTGGGATCGTGAGCAGGGACGTTTTCAATTCGAAGGAGATGATGTTGTTCTTTTCTGGGTAACTTCAGCGTTTCGTACTTTTTTCGAAGCCATTGAAGAAGTATCCGGCACGGAGGCGTATGAAGTCGTGCTTGAGACGGCAGGATATCGTACAGGAAAAATCGTGAGCGACTTCTACTTAAGCAAAGGCGGTGCCGATACTATTCTTGCTACTCTACCGCATATCTACTCAAATGCAGGCTGGGGCAGGACGTATATTGATGACTATTCATTCGAGGAGAAACGAGCTCGAATTCGCATCCAAAACAGTTGGGAGCGAAAAATTCTTCAAGCTCAACAAAAAGACGGCGCTGGTTCGTTTATCCCTGGACATTGGGCAGGAGTATTTACGGGGTTGTTCGGTGAGTCAATGTGGTATAAAGTGACCAACTCCCCAACAAAGGAGGCGGATGAGATTGAAATCGAATTCTCCTCTTCCGATATTACTCCGGCTACAAACATTCACGAACTCACCCGACAGAAGGAACAAATCGAGATTCGCAAACTCGAAGGACTTGTGCAAGAGCGAACCAAAAAATTAACCCGCTTAATTGGCGAGCTATCTTCTCCTATCATCCCTGTTATGGATCATATTCTGGTCATTCCATTGATCGGGGCATTTGATGACCGCAGAGCACAAGAACTGATGTTCAAAGCGCTCAATGGAGTTACATTGCACGCCGCAAAGTTTCTTCTGCTCGACGTAACAGGCCTTACGGAAATCGATGCGTATACTCTTGCGATGCTCGATAAACTAACGCATGCCGTGCGCCTTACCGGCTCAACCTCCATATTGGTAGGTGTATCACCTGAACTGGGTATACAATTGGTTGAATCTAATTTTAATATAGAAGAAATCAAATGCTTTTCTGACCTGCGTCACGGCGTATTTCATGCACTGTCGATGGAAGGAATGTATCTGGCAAAAAAAGAAGCAAAGTCATAA
- the thiM gene encoding hydroxyethylthiazole kinase, which translates to MLEQQLGALLSALRRRSPLVHNITNEVVTNFTANGLLAIGASPIMAYAPEEVADMAKIAGALVLNMGTLTKEAVDSMILAGKSANAHNVPIIFDPVGAGATPFRTKMARRIVEEVDIAVVRGNAAEVANVVGEAWEIKGVDAGQTGGDVEALARKAAESLKTIVVITGAVDVVAGHDVLYTVHNGDEMLTRITGTGCLLTSVIGAFAAVEKDYAKAATAALAAYGVAAELARKSVSAPGSYQIALLDMLYDITEEQVASGVRVEKK; encoded by the coding sequence ATGCTAGAACAACAGCTAGGGGCTTTGCTAAGTGCACTGCGCAGGAGAAGCCCGCTTGTACATAATATAACGAATGAAGTGGTGACTAATTTTACAGCCAACGGTCTGCTTGCCATCGGTGCTTCTCCGATTATGGCATATGCGCCGGAAGAGGTCGCGGATATGGCTAAGATTGCCGGAGCGCTCGTTTTAAATATGGGTACATTGACAAAAGAAGCGGTGGATTCTATGATTCTTGCCGGAAAATCGGCTAATGCCCATAACGTTCCGATTATCTTCGATCCGGTGGGTGCCGGAGCGACTCCGTTCAGGACGAAGATGGCGCGTCGGATTGTGGAAGAAGTAGATATCGCTGTTGTGCGCGGCAATGCGGCAGAAGTGGCGAATGTCGTAGGAGAAGCGTGGGAGATTAAAGGCGTAGATGCCGGACAGACAGGAGGAGATGTGGAGGCGTTGGCGCGAAAAGCGGCGGAGAGTCTTAAGACGATCGTTGTTATTACCGGAGCTGTAGATGTGGTTGCAGGACACGACGTCCTGTACACGGTGCATAATGGCGATGAAATGCTAACACGTATTACAGGTACCGGCTGCCTTCTGACCTCGGTGATCGGCGCTTTTGCTGCTGTGGAGAAGGACTATGCCAAGGCGGCCACCGCTGCTCTTGCGGCATACGGAGTAGCAGCAGAGCTAGCGCGTAAGAGTGTCTCGGCTCCTGGATCTTATCAGATCGCTCTGCTTGATATGCTGTATGACATTACTGAAGAGCAGGTGGCGTCTGGAGTGCGCGTTGAAAAAAAATAA
- a CDS encoding copper amine oxidase N-terminal domain-containing protein — translation MKKTLSICLSSCLLLAGAGAAAAQAGQPEAKPVINTAQESMNKKYTLVVNGQTLQDRSMYTSQKHLMIPLRSLAEALGYEVKWNQQTKQVELLQGPHWFTMTIGEDRYNFAKMLIELGKAPELQNGRTYIPLPFIEQVLKMDVAVDESGVITVKEAKEDAADLQETTGVITQIAEREDGKKSLTIMGAAASKNGQNYITLHIDEKTEIIDGLTSKPVKLQDVVANMQVQAFYDDTLTKSLPPQGYAKRLVVTHTLGKVSGSIKEIRTTNDHIQVYVDGGSDQKFENDVIVGIAKETNILSTSGEKLTKEALQNGKKLTAYYGPIMTMSLPPMSTAQTIVVEGE, via the coding sequence ATGAAGAAAACGTTAAGTATATGCCTAAGCAGTTGTCTACTTTTAGCAGGCGCGGGAGCAGCCGCGGCGCAAGCCGGGCAGCCGGAAGCCAAACCTGTTATAAACACAGCGCAAGAGTCTATGAACAAAAAATACACGCTCGTCGTCAATGGACAAACCCTACAGGACCGCTCCATGTATACCTCTCAGAAGCATCTGATGATCCCGCTGCGCTCATTAGCAGAAGCGCTTGGATATGAAGTAAAATGGAATCAGCAAACCAAGCAAGTCGAATTATTACAAGGACCGCATTGGTTTACGATGACCATCGGAGAGGATCGTTATAATTTTGCTAAGATGCTCATTGAGCTTGGCAAGGCGCCCGAATTACAAAACGGAAGAACATATATCCCGCTTCCATTCATCGAACAAGTGTTAAAAATGGATGTAGCAGTAGATGAATCAGGTGTCATTACCGTTAAGGAAGCAAAGGAGGATGCCGCCGACTTGCAGGAAACTACCGGCGTAATCACACAGATAGCTGAGCGTGAAGACGGCAAAAAGTCACTGACGATCATGGGAGCAGCCGCATCCAAAAACGGTCAGAACTATATCACACTACATATTGACGAAAAAACGGAAATCATAGACGGCCTTACTTCCAAACCAGTAAAATTACAGGATGTCGTTGCTAATATGCAGGTGCAGGCATTCTACGATGATACACTAACAAAAAGCTTACCGCCTCAAGGATATGCAAAGCGTCTTGTCGTAACACATACATTGGGTAAAGTATCGGGCAGCATCAAAGAGATTCGCACAACTAACGATCATATACAAGTATATGTAGACGGCGGCTCAGATCAAAAATTTGAGAATGATGTCATCGTCGGCATTGCTAAAGAAACCAATATTCTATCCACTTCAGGTGAAAAACTGACAAAGGAAGCCTTGCAAAACGGCAAAAAACTAACTGCCTACTACGGACCGATTATGACAATGAGCTTACCGCCGATGAGCACGGCTCAGACTATCGTTGTTGAAGGCGAATAA